TCCTCCTTAGATGTCGTCTGGTCTCCCCCGACGGCGTGCGAACGCCTTCGTTGAAGCCTCTTTTATTTTGTCTAAGGGGGACAAAAATTATTATCGCGCAAATTATGCCTGATTTCGGTTCGGGCGGAGAATGGCGTCTTCGACCTTAATGCATCGATCCATGATGACCGTCATGCCGCCTTCGGAGGCGATGCGCGCCGCTTCCTCGCTGGCGATGCCGAGCTGGAGCCAGAGCGTTTTCGCCTTGACGGCGACCGCATCGGCGGCGATGGGCGGCGTATGCTCGGCGCGGCGGAACACGTTCACGATGTCGATCGGCTCCGGAATGTCGGCCAGCGACGCGTAGCCCTTCTGCCCGAGCACGTCTTCGCCCTTCGGGTTGACCGGGATAATCCGGTACCCGCGGTGCAGCATCGCCTCGGATACTTCGTACGCGGGGCGGTCGGGATTGTTCGTCAGCCCGACGACGGCGATAACTCCCGCTTGCTCCAAAATCGATTTGATCTGTTCTCTGCTCGGATTTTCGAAAGGCATGCGCGTCTCCTCCTTCTACTCCAAACGAATATCGGCGCCGAGCGCCTTCAGGTGATCGAAAAATTGCGGATACGACTTAGCGACGTGGTGAGCGTCGCGGATGACGAGCCCTTCCTCGGAGCGGAGGCCGACGACGGACAGCGCCATGATGACGCGGTGATCGTAGTGCGCGTCGATGAC
The window above is part of the Paenibacillus sp. genome. Proteins encoded here:
- a CDS encoding CoA-binding protein, whose protein sequence is MPFENPSREQIKSILEQAGVIAVVGLTNNPDRPAYEVSEAMLHRGYRIIPVNPKGEDVLGQKGYASLADIPEPIDIVNVFRRAEHTPPIAADAVAVKAKTLWLQLGIASEEAARIASEGGMTVIMDRCIKVEDAILRPNRNQA